In a genomic window of Streptomyces sp. SJL17-4:
- a CDS encoding LysR family transcriptional regulator — translation MELRQLRYFVSVVEEGGFTRAAARLHLAQPGLSAQIRRLERELGQPLLDRSGRSVTPTEVGRAVLPYARAALAAADAVRQTVDAYTGLLRGRVTLGLVSGAAGHVFDIAGFLAAFHEDHPSVEVALTEDTTERMVAALLAGELDIALLGTAVRTPPPGTAFQMVIDVPLVAVVAPGDPLLERADGTSVPLAELRDRPLICLPRGTGVRAALERGCAQAGFRPRITFEAAAPHVLARLAARGLGTAVLPAGENEDPLDGQLRTLRIVEPEMRARLALAWPATGPSSPAARVLLDRLREALPKPPEVRGAPGRA, via the coding sequence ATGGAGCTTCGGCAGCTGCGTTACTTCGTCTCCGTCGTCGAGGAGGGCGGCTTCACCCGGGCCGCGGCCCGGCTGCATCTGGCCCAGCCCGGCCTCAGCGCCCAGATCCGCCGACTGGAGCGGGAGTTGGGGCAGCCCCTGCTCGACCGCTCCGGCCGCTCGGTGACGCCGACCGAGGTGGGCCGGGCCGTCCTTCCCTACGCCCGCGCCGCACTGGCCGCCGCGGACGCGGTGCGGCAGACGGTGGACGCGTACACGGGGCTGTTGCGCGGCCGGGTCACGCTCGGCCTGGTCTCCGGCGCCGCCGGGCACGTCTTCGACATCGCCGGCTTCCTCGCGGCCTTCCACGAGGACCACCCGTCGGTGGAGGTGGCGCTCACCGAGGACACCACGGAACGGATGGTGGCCGCGCTCCTGGCCGGCGAACTCGACATCGCCCTCCTCGGGACGGCGGTGCGGACGCCACCGCCGGGAACGGCCTTCCAGATGGTGATCGACGTCCCGCTGGTCGCCGTCGTCGCGCCCGGCGATCCCCTGCTCGAACGCGCCGACGGCACGAGCGTCCCGCTCGCCGAGCTGCGCGACCGTCCCCTCATCTGCCTGCCGCGCGGCACCGGGGTGCGTGCGGCGCTCGAACGCGGCTGTGCGCAGGCCGGATTCCGGCCACGGATCACCTTCGAGGCGGCGGCCCCCCACGTGCTCGCGCGGCTCGCCGCGCGGGGCCTCGGCACGGCCGTGCTGCCGGCCGGAGAGAACGAGGATCCCCTCGACGGGCAGCTCCGCACCCTGCGGATCGTCGAGCCCGAGATGCGTGCCCGCCTGGCGCTCGCCTGGCCGGCGACCGGTCCGTCGAGCCCCGCGGCCCGGGTCCTCCTCGACCGCCTGCGCGAAGCCCTCCCGAAGCCGCCCGAGGTCCGGGGGGCGCCCGGAAGGGCGTAG
- a CDS encoding nucleotide pyrophosphohydrolase encodes MTDNDVAGLQRRLAEFAAARDWQPYHTPKNLAAALSVEAAELLEIFQWLTPEQAERVMDDPESAHRVADEVADVLAYLLQFCGVLGVDPLAALAAKIDRNEVRFPVRKRGGGEGEGGE; translated from the coding sequence GTGACGGACAACGACGTAGCGGGACTGCAGCGCAGGCTGGCCGAGTTCGCGGCCGCCCGCGACTGGCAGCCCTACCACACGCCCAAGAACCTGGCGGCGGCGCTCAGCGTGGAGGCGGCCGAACTCCTGGAGATCTTCCAGTGGTTGACACCCGAGCAGGCGGAGCGGGTGATGGACGACCCGGAGTCGGCGCACCGGGTCGCCGACGAGGTGGCGGACGTGCTCGCCTACCTCCTCCAGTTCTGCGGAGTGCTCGGGGTCGACCCGCTGGCCGCGCTCGCGGCCAAGATCGACCGGAACGAGGTCCGATTTCCCGTCCGGAAGCGAGGCGGAGGGGAGGGAGAAGGAGGCGAGTAG
- the mmuM gene encoding homocysteine S-methyltransferase, protein MKPDRTLADALGAGVLVLDGGLSNQLEAQGCDLSDALWSARLLADGPEQIEAAHAAYVRAGARVLITSSYQATFQGFARRGVGREEAARLLARSVELARTSAADVGEEVWVAGSVGPYGAMLADGSEYRGRYGLSVRELEAFHRPRIEVLAAAEPDVLALETVPDVAEAEALLRAVEGCGVPVWLSYTVEGGRTRAGQDLAEAFAVAAGNDRVVAVGVNCCDPAEAGPAVELAVAMTGKPAVVYPNSGELWDAGARGWRGDIAFDPARATGWAASGARLIGGCCRVGPATISALGSSLVADDDADEGEG, encoded by the coding sequence ATGAAGCCGGACCGTACGCTCGCCGACGCGCTCGGGGCGGGTGTCCTCGTCCTCGACGGCGGACTGTCCAACCAGCTGGAGGCACAGGGCTGCGACCTCTCGGACGCGCTCTGGTCCGCGCGGCTCCTGGCCGACGGCCCCGAGCAGATCGAGGCGGCCCACGCGGCGTACGTACGGGCCGGCGCCCGGGTGCTCATCACCTCCAGCTATCAGGCCACGTTCCAGGGCTTCGCCCGGCGGGGCGTGGGCCGGGAGGAGGCGGCGCGGCTGCTCGCGCGGAGCGTGGAGCTCGCCCGGACCTCGGCGGCGGACGTGGGGGAGGAGGTGTGGGTCGCCGGGTCCGTGGGGCCGTACGGCGCGATGCTCGCGGACGGGAGCGAGTACCGGGGACGGTACGGGCTGTCCGTACGGGAACTGGAGGCGTTCCACCGGCCCCGGATCGAGGTGCTGGCGGCGGCGGAGCCGGACGTGCTGGCGCTGGAGACCGTTCCGGACGTGGCGGAGGCGGAGGCGCTGCTGCGGGCGGTGGAGGGGTGCGGGGTGCCCGTGTGGCTCTCGTACACGGTCGAGGGCGGGCGGACCCGGGCCGGGCAGGACCTTGCGGAGGCCTTCGCGGTCGCCGCGGGGAACGACCGTGTCGTCGCCGTCGGGGTGAACTGCTGCGACCCGGCGGAAGCGGGGCCCGCCGTGGAGCTCGCCGTCGCCATGACCGGGAAGCCGGCCGTCGTCTACCCCAACAGTGGCGAGCTGTGGGACGCCGGCGCGCGGGGCTGGCGCGGCGACATCGCCTTCGACCCGGCGCGGGCCACCGGCTGGGCCGCGTCCGGCGCCCGGCTCATCGGCGGCTGCTGCCGGGTCGGCCCGGCGACGATCTCCGCCCTGGGCTCGTCCCTGGTCGCGGACGACGACGCCGATGAGGGCGAGGGCTGA
- a CDS encoding cell division protein SepF, protein MSRYERYDVTDEQWEGLAQVVPLRGRDEWPSRVDHRTIPEQYESADQRRMVVLRVQVFADAREVAEYLIAQIPVLLDLTSADTEVAKRILDFSSGVVFGLGSGMHRVDRNVFLLAPAGTEVEGAEGEDEEGVVGGRTAGVPRS, encoded by the coding sequence ATGAGTAGGTACGAGAGGTACGACGTCACCGACGAGCAGTGGGAGGGCCTCGCCCAGGTCGTGCCCCTGCGCGGCCGTGACGAATGGCCGTCCAGGGTCGACCACCGCACGATCCCCGAGCAGTACGAATCCGCCGACCAGCGCCGCATGGTCGTGCTCCGAGTGCAGGTGTTCGCCGACGCCCGTGAGGTCGCCGAGTACCTCATCGCCCAGATCCCGGTGCTCCTCGATCTGACGAGCGCCGACACCGAGGTCGCCAAGCGCATCCTCGACTTCAGCAGTGGTGTGGTCTTCGGTCTCGGCAGTGGGATGCACCGCGTCGACCGGAACGTTTTTCTTCTCGCCCCGGCCGGTACGGAGGTCGAGGGTGCGGAAGGTGAGGACGAGGAGGGTGTCGTGGGCGGCCGGACCGCCGGCGTCCCCCGATCGTAG
- a CDS encoding 3' terminal RNA ribose 2'-O-methyltransferase Hen1, giving the protein MFLTISTTGNPERPATDLGFLLHKHPERAQTFSTSHGTAHVLYPEASAERCTAALLLEVDPVALVRRGKGKGRGGAPDSALAQYVNDRPYAASSLLAVALAKVFKTALHGVCQAMPERAAAPLPLRVEVPALPARGGADLVRKLFGPLGWDTVDAEPVALDGQFPEWGASRYVRLVLEGELRLADALNHLYVLLPVLDDAKHYWVAPDEVDKLLRAGDGWLAGHPERTLITARYLSRRWGLTREASERLELVRLAEAEGLDVDDVDNAVDESTDTEERPVPLAEQRRAAILAALERAEASRVLDLGCGQGQLVQALLKDTRFTEVVGVDVSVRALTVAARRLRLERMGERQAARVKLMQGSLAYTDKRLTGYDAAVLSEVIEHLDLPRLPALEYAVFGSARPRTVLVTTPNVEYNVRWESLPAGHVRHSDHRFEWTREEFRSWAASVAERYGYGVGFTPVGPDDPEVGPPTQMAVFTRTQDQDTTTAKEKEEQA; this is encoded by the coding sequence GTGTTCCTGACGATCAGTACGACCGGCAACCCGGAGCGTCCCGCGACCGATCTCGGCTTTCTGCTGCACAAGCATCCCGAGCGGGCGCAGACGTTCTCGACTTCGCACGGCACGGCGCACGTCCTCTACCCCGAGGCGAGCGCCGAGCGGTGCACGGCGGCACTTCTCCTGGAGGTGGACCCCGTGGCGCTGGTGCGCCGCGGCAAGGGCAAGGGCCGGGGCGGCGCCCCGGACTCCGCGCTCGCCCAGTACGTGAACGACCGGCCCTACGCGGCGTCCTCGCTGCTCGCCGTCGCGCTCGCGAAGGTCTTCAAGACGGCGCTGCACGGCGTCTGCCAGGCGATGCCCGAGCGGGCCGCCGCTCCGCTGCCGCTGCGTGTCGAGGTCCCCGCGCTGCCCGCGCGGGGCGGCGCCGATCTGGTGCGCAAGCTGTTCGGGCCGCTGGGCTGGGACACGGTGGACGCCGAGCCGGTGGCCCTGGACGGGCAGTTCCCCGAGTGGGGCGCCTCCCGCTATGTGCGCCTGGTGCTCGAAGGTGAGCTGCGGCTCGCGGACGCCCTCAACCACCTCTACGTCCTGCTGCCCGTGCTCGACGACGCCAAGCACTACTGGGTCGCGCCCGACGAGGTCGACAAGCTGCTGCGCGCCGGTGACGGCTGGCTCGCCGGTCACCCCGAGCGGACGCTGATCACGGCCCGCTATCTCTCCCGCCGCTGGGGCCTGACGCGTGAGGCGAGCGAGCGGCTCGAACTCGTGCGGCTCGCCGAGGCCGAGGGGCTGGACGTCGACGACGTCGACAACGCGGTCGACGAGTCGACCGACACCGAGGAGCGGCCCGTGCCGCTCGCCGAGCAGCGCAGGGCGGCGATCCTCGCCGCCCTGGAGCGGGCCGAGGCGAGCCGGGTCCTCGATCTCGGGTGTGGCCAGGGTCAGTTGGTGCAGGCACTGCTCAAGGACACCCGTTTCACGGAGGTCGTCGGCGTCGACGTGTCCGTCCGTGCCCTGACCGTCGCCGCTCGGCGGCTGCGGCTGGAGCGGATGGGGGAGCGGCAGGCGGCCCGTGTGAAGCTGATGCAGGGCTCGCTCGCGTACACCGACAAGCGGCTGACCGGCTACGACGCGGCGGTGCTCAGCGAGGTCATCGAGCACCTGGACCTGCCGAGGCTGCCGGCCCTCGAATACGCGGTGTTCGGCTCGGCCCGGCCGCGCACGGTCCTCGTGACGACGCCGAACGTGGAGTACAACGTGCGCTGGGAGTCGCTGCCGGCCGGGCACGTCCGGCACAGCGATCACCGCTTCGAATGGACCCGGGAGGAGTTCCGGAGCTGGGCGGCCTCGGTCGCCGAGCGGTACGGGTACGGCGTCGGGTTCACCCCCGTCGGCCCGGACGACCCCGAGGTCGGACCGCCCACCCAGATGGCCGTCTTCACCCGCACCCAGGACCAGGACACCACCACCGCGAAGGAGAAGGAGGAACAGGCATGA
- a CDS encoding LLM class F420-dependent oxidoreductase, producing MDLRIFTEPQQGADYDTLLTVARATEELGFDAFFRSDHYLSMGSADGLPGPTDAWITLAGLARETKRIRLGTLMTAGTFRLPGVLAIQVAQVDRMSGGRVELGLGAGWFEEEHKAYGIPFPKEKFGRLEEQLAIVTGLWETGIGKTFSYEGEFYQLSDSPALPKPAQDRIPVLIGGHGASRTPRLAARYADEFNIPFASIEDSERQFGRVRTAAEEAGRAADDLVYSNALVVCVGKDDAEVARRAAAIGRDVDELKANGLAGSPAEVVDKIGRYAAIGSSRVYLQVLDLDDLDHLELISARVQSQLG from the coding sequence ATGGATCTCCGCATCTTCACCGAACCCCAGCAGGGGGCCGACTACGACACCCTCCTCACGGTGGCACGGGCCACCGAGGAGCTCGGATTCGACGCCTTCTTCCGTTCCGACCACTACCTCAGCATGGGCTCCGCCGACGGGCTGCCCGGACCGACCGACGCCTGGATCACCCTGGCCGGGCTCGCCCGGGAGACCAAGCGGATCCGCCTCGGCACCCTGATGACGGCCGGGACCTTCCGGCTCCCCGGCGTGCTCGCCATCCAGGTCGCCCAGGTGGACCGGATGTCCGGCGGACGGGTCGAACTCGGGCTCGGGGCGGGCTGGTTCGAGGAGGAGCACAAGGCCTACGGCATTCCCTTCCCGAAGGAGAAGTTCGGCCGTCTCGAGGAGCAGCTGGCGATCGTCACCGGTCTGTGGGAGACCGGGATCGGCAAGACCTTCAGCTACGAGGGGGAGTTCTATCAGCTCAGCGACTCCCCGGCGCTGCCCAAGCCCGCACAGGACAGGATCCCGGTCCTGATCGGCGGCCACGGTGCGAGTCGCACGCCCCGGCTGGCCGCGCGGTACGCGGACGAGTTCAACATCCCGTTCGCCTCGATCGAGGACAGTGAGCGGCAGTTCGGCCGGGTCCGGACCGCGGCCGAGGAGGCCGGACGGGCAGCCGACGACCTGGTGTACTCCAACGCGCTGGTCGTCTGTGTCGGCAAGGACGACGCGGAGGTGGCCCGCCGGGCCGCCGCCATCGGACGGGACGTGGACGAGCTCAAGGCGAACGGTCTCGCGGGATCGCCCGCCGAAGTCGTCGACAAGATCGGGCGGTACGCGGCGATCGGATCCTCCCGGGTCTATCTCCAGGTCCTCGACCTGGACGACCTGGACCACCTGGAGCTGATCTCGGCGCGGGTCCAGTCACAGCTGGGATGA
- a CDS encoding VOC family protein — protein sequence MSVNSVPQGYHTVTPWIISRDTVRLIDFLRRAFDAEELSCLAGEDGSIQHAEVRIGDSVVMMFDARPEWPATPGFLRLYVEDADAVHRRAVAAGGTSVTEVTHLFFGDRVGRVRDPLGNLYWIQTRVEDVSPEEAERRLGDPEFTKAMEYVQSADFFPGRD from the coding sequence ATGTCCGTCAACTCCGTTCCCCAGGGCTACCACACGGTGACGCCCTGGATCATCTCGCGTGACACCGTGCGGCTCATCGACTTCCTGAGGCGGGCCTTCGACGCGGAGGAGCTCTCATGCCTGGCCGGCGAGGACGGAAGCATCCAGCACGCCGAGGTCCGGATCGGCGACTCGGTGGTGATGATGTTCGACGCGCGACCGGAGTGGCCGGCGACCCCCGGCTTCCTCCGTCTGTACGTGGAGGACGCCGACGCCGTGCACCGGCGGGCCGTCGCGGCCGGCGGCACCTCGGTCACCGAGGTCACCCATCTGTTCTTCGGCGACCGGGTCGGGCGCGTGCGCGACCCGCTGGGCAACCTGTACTGGATCCAGACCCGGGTGGAGGACGTGAGCCCGGAGGAGGCGGAACGCCGCCTCGGTGACCCGGAGTTCACCAAGGCCATGGAGTACGTCCAGAGCGCCGACTTCTTCCCGGGCCGGGACTGA
- a CDS encoding DUF6099 family protein → MEAERLIALGRHALAESGSAQDIVAEAWQAQALAQAIGNHLALCGPQELRGEARGLSEIGEYPAWGAGGPRAAQLSEVADPHGALTALGELLGEVGIALVGVACATDEEGLYWQCIEAIDAADESSDRVRGMLRRLAVRDGERARPPDAARGRAGPGRGRW, encoded by the coding sequence ATGGAAGCGGAACGGCTCATCGCGCTTGGCCGGCACGCGTTGGCGGAGAGCGGATCGGCACAGGACATCGTGGCGGAGGCCTGGCAGGCGCAGGCGCTCGCCCAGGCGATAGGGAATCATCTCGCGCTCTGCGGACCGCAGGAACTGCGGGGCGAGGCAAGGGGATTGAGCGAGATCGGGGAGTACCCGGCGTGGGGTGCCGGTGGGCCGCGTGCGGCCCAGCTGTCGGAGGTGGCGGACCCGCACGGGGCGCTGACCGCGCTCGGGGAGCTGCTCGGGGAAGTGGGCATCGCGCTGGTCGGCGTGGCCTGTGCAACCGACGAGGAGGGGCTCTACTGGCAGTGCATCGAGGCCATCGACGCCGCCGACGAGTCGAGCGACCGGGTCCGCGGGATGCTGCGGCGCCTCGCCGTGCGGGACGGGGAGCGGGCCCGCCCGCCCGACGCCGCCCGGGGCCGCGCGGGCCCCGGACGGGGCCGGTGGTGA
- a CDS encoding ATP-binding protein, giving the protein MDLTGGFTLDHSSSTAARCSGAPSLGAPSTGAPTTGAAPRLPSQGGPGRRARAGAEAGGASGRGSGGASEGEGASAGGRGGGGLRARPAVTELRLSAFAGHRSAVHALGPVTLFTGPSGSGKSTTLRAYEALARLCAGDSLDEVFPDAADCVPERARPDAQGRRGFRIGCTVDGPEGPVHLDLAVQVEPRLRIVGERLTGRGRTLLATALRDPGRPTVQAEWHTAGTTPVTRAPFPDGLLGTALLPLRVAGKTPGQLEVLAAAEQVVVGLRSAFACDPRPERMRAPVPPGEGRLRRGCGNLAEVLHRTHTDCPRRHHRLAAVAAAGCVGPVTGLGVQELAEGTVRAVLERGGRPATPLARLGDGELRYLALALTLLTGPGVLAMDRIAEVPEAMQSLTLLADGLDRGLDERQVGELLGLATGIAADGHIRVAGTVGARTAAQARRTPGVTVVDLSA; this is encoded by the coding sequence ATGGACCTCACCGGTGGCTTCACGCTCGACCACTCCTCCTCCACGGCTGCCCGCTGCTCCGGCGCTCCTTCGCTGGGGGCACCGTCCACCGGCGCTCCGACGACGGGGGCCGCGCCCCGGCTGCCGTCCCAGGGCGGGCCCGGTCGGCGGGCCCGGGCCGGGGCGGAGGCCGGGGGCGCGTCCGGGCGCGGGTCCGGGGGCGCGTCCGAAGGCGAGGGCGCGTCCGCCGGTGGGAGAGGCGGTGGGGGGCTCCGGGCGCGGCCGGCCGTCACCGAGCTGCGGCTGTCCGCGTTCGCCGGTCACCGCTCCGCCGTGCACGCCCTGGGGCCGGTCACCCTGTTCACCGGGCCCAGCGGCAGCGGAAAATCCACCACCCTGCGGGCGTACGAGGCCCTGGCCCGGCTCTGCGCGGGCGACAGCCTCGACGAGGTGTTCCCCGACGCCGCCGACTGCGTCCCCGAGCGGGCCCGGCCCGACGCCCAGGGCCGGCGCGGCTTCCGCATCGGGTGCACGGTCGACGGGCCCGAGGGCCCGGTCCACCTGGACCTCGCCGTCCAGGTCGAACCCCGGCTCCGTATCGTCGGCGAACGGCTCACCGGCCGGGGCCGCACCCTCCTCGCCACCGCGCTCCGCGACCCGGGCCGCCCCACCGTCCAGGCCGAGTGGCACACCGCCGGCACCACCCCCGTCACCCGGGCGCCCTTCCCCGACGGCCTCCTCGGTACGGCCCTGCTGCCGCTGCGGGTCGCGGGCAAGACCCCCGGGCAGCTGGAGGTCCTGGCCGCCGCCGAGCAGGTGGTCGTCGGGCTGCGGTCCGCCTTCGCGTGCGACCCCCGGCCCGAGCGGATGCGCGCTCCCGTACCGCCGGGCGAGGGGCGGCTGCGGCGCGGCTGCGGCAACCTCGCCGAGGTCCTGCACCGCACCCACACGGACTGCCCGCGCCGGCACCACCGCCTCGCGGCCGTCGCGGCGGCCGGATGCGTGGGCCCCGTCACCGGGCTCGGAGTGCAGGAACTCGCGGAGGGCACCGTCCGGGCCGTGCTGGAACGCGGCGGCCGGCCCGCGACCCCGCTCGCCCGGCTCGGGGACGGGGAACTGCGCTATCTCGCGCTCGCGCTCACCCTGCTCACGGGCCCCGGTGTCCTCGCCATGGACCGGATCGCCGAGGTGCCCGAGGCCATGCAGTCCCTGACGCTGCTCGCCGACGGCCTCGACCGCGGGCTCGACGAGCGGCAGGTGGGCGAACTGCTCGGCCTCGCCACGGGCATCGCCGCCGACGGACACATCCGGGTCGCCGGCACGGTCGGGGCACGGACGGCGGCACAGGCGCGCAGGACGCCCGGGGTGACGGTGGTAGACCTGAGCGCGTGA